The nucleotide sequence AGCGCGAACCGGTCACCGGTGTCCTGCGGGCCATGGCCGCCGACACGGACGTGTGCGAGGAGCTGGTCCAGGCCGGACCCGGCGTCCCAGGGCGTGAGGAAACCCGCCCCCGCATCCCCGGACCACGGACACGATCCGTGCCGCCCGGACGCGGAGCGAACGCGGGCAACCAGAACGTCCAACACCATCCGGGGCGTTCGGCCGAGCAAGGGTTCTGGCAACAGAACTCACTCCCGCTCAGTCTTTAGGAACGGTTGGAGATCGGGAGCCGGCGGGGGCTGCGCGGCGTGCGTGAACTGACCGATCTGGCCGGGGAGATCGCGATGGCGGACCACGCCGTGCTGGGCGCGGCGCTGAGCGGCCGGTTCCTCGGCGGGCTCGATCCGGCGGACGACTTCCACCGCCAACTCGCACTCACCGCACTGGCGTTCCTCGACAGCGGCCGCCGCCTGGACCGGACCGCCACGGCGCTGTTCACCCACCCCAACACCGTCCGCTACCGCCTCGGCCGGCTGCACCACCTCACCGGCACCTCGCTCACCGACGGCGCCCTCGACGGGCCGTCCGGGACGCTGACGACCCTGCACTGGTGGTGGGCGCTGACAACATGGCTGGCCACAGGGGCAGAAAGCGCTCACAGCCCGTAAGGCGAACAGCAAGTGACCAGCTGTCCAAAAAGCCCCCCTGAAGTGGCCAAGAATGATTCAAGGGTCGGCCATGATTGATCAACGTCCGTCCATGATTTCGCATCTTGATCGCTTGAGTGTTTGGACCGGACGTACGTTCCTGCCCGTGAACCCTGACGCAGCACCCCACAGAGGCGATGCCGCCGAGGCGACCGCCGCCGGCGCCGACGCCCCGATATCCCACGTGAAGCCCCGCGGCCGACGCTCGCTCCTGCGCGCCGCGCTGGCCGGCACCGCCGTTCTCGGCGGCGGCCTCGCCGTCGGTGCCTTCCCGGCCGAGGCCGAGCCCGTCTCCCGCTCCACCCGCGCGAACTCCTCGCCCTCCGCCGCCACCCACACGCGGCCGAGCACGGCGGACGAGGCGCTGAAGGAACTCTCGAAGGGAAACCGCCGCTGGCGGACCCTCCACGAGCAGCACCCCGACGAGGACGCCGTCATCCGCAAGACCCTGACGACCGGGCAGCACCCCTTCGCCCTCGTCCTCGGCTGCATCGACTCCCGCGTCCCCCCGGAGCTGGTCTTCGACCAGGGCCTCGGCGACCTGATGACCGTGCGCAGCGCGGGCGAGGTGCTGGACCAGTCGGTGCTCGGCAGCGTCAAGTACGGCGTCCTCGAACTGAACATCCCGCTGGTCATGGTGCTCGGTCACCAGTCCTGCGGAGCCGTGAAGGCCGCCGTCGCGGTGGACGAGAGCGGCGAGGAGCTGCCGAGCGGCATCCAGTACATCGCCGACGAGATCGCTCCGGCCATCGACCACAGCGTGACCGGTGACGCCCGGGTCGCGGCGACGATCGACGCGAACGTCCGGCTCGTCCGTTCCAAGATCGCGGCCGACCCCGACATCGCCGCCAAGCTGAAGGCGGGCAAGGTGGCCGTCGTCGGCGCCCGCTACGACCTGACGACGCAGCGCGTGCACCTGCTCAAGTAGCGAGCCCCGGCAAGGGGAAAGGCGGCTCCGGTGCACCACCCACCACCGGGGCCGCCTTCGCGTTGCCGTGATCCTGCCGTGGCCCTGCCGTGGCGGTTGCCGCGGCCCGGGTCGCGCCCCGGCCGCCGGCTCAGCCCTCGACGAGGGTGATGTCCTGCTGCCGCACCGCGTGGAACCTGGGCAGCGGCAGCCCGCTGCCCGACAGCTCGGTGACGGTGGCCTCCACCCGGGCCGGGCCGGGCACATAGCGGCCCGGCTCGGCCCTCTGCGTGTTGGTCCAGGTGTGGTCGGCGCCGTCGCAGACCGCCGTCGACCCGCCGACCCCCTGACGGACCCTGCTGTCGCCCTGCTGGAGCAAGGACGAGACGAAGACGGGGCCGTTGCTGCCGAGGCAGCGGTACGTGCCGGAGAGGGTGAGGGTGCCGTCCGGGGCGACGTAGCCGGTGGGGTCGATGGTCAACGTCTCGGACGGCTCGCTCGTGGCACCGGCGGACGGGGCGGCGGAGAACAGCAGCAGCGCGGCACCGGCGGCGGCGCCGAGTACCCGGGGGACCTGCGAGAAGGTCTGGGACAAGGGCATGGTGATACCTCCTTGGACGGGGGCTCCAGAGGTACCGTCCCGGCCGGGGCGCGCCGGTGATCATCACCCCTCCGTCGGCGTGTCGGTTCCGCCGTCCTCGCTACCGGACGCGACCCGCGCGTGCGGGGCTATGTCCGCGTCCTGTCACGGCACGTCCGGGTGCTGTCACGTCTCACGAAACTGTGTGGCCCTGGGTTCCCGGCGCGGGCATGGTCTGTAGTGCGAGGCGGTGACTCGCCGCCGGCACTCACAAAGACGTGGAGGTGCGCCATGTGTGCCCACCAGCCCCTGTGCCCCCCGATCGACAGCACGGACCGCGACGCCGCGCACATCGTCGTCTTCCACCCCGAGCAGGGCTGGAACCTGCTGTGCAACGGGGCGATCGTCTTCGACGACACCGGTGAACTGCTGCCCGACGGCAGCGTGATCGCCCCGCACCGACCGGTCTTCACCGGTCTGGCGACCGCCGCCTGAGACGCCCCTCCCGCACGGCTACGGCAGGACCGCGAAGCCGTCGAGTTCCACCAGGGCCCGTTCGTCCCAGAGCCGTACGACGCCGACGACCGCCATCGCGGGATAGTCCCGCCCCGCCAGCCTCCGCCAGATCCGGCCGAGTCGGGGCGCGCGGACGCGATAGTCGGCGACGTCCTTGGCATAGACGGTGACTCGGGCGAGCTCGGCCGGTGTGCCGCCGGCGGCCTCCAGCGCGGTCAGCAGATTGCCGAGGGCCCGCTCGAACTGCTCCTCCAGCGTCTCCCCCACGATCTTGCCGTCCGCGTCGAGCGCGGTCTGGCCCGCGAGGAACACGATCCGGCCGCCGGTGGCGACCACGGCGTGCGAGAAGCCGGTGGGCGGCGACAGCCCTGCCGGGTTCACCCGCTCGGTGCTCACGCCGACCGCCCCTCTCCTGCGGAGTCCAGCGCCTCCGCCTCCCGCGCGGACGCCTCCCTCGCGTACAACTCCTTCGCGATGACGGCCCGTTGGATCTCGCTCGCTCCTTCGTAGATGCGCGGCGCCCGCACCTCCCGGTAGAGGTGTTCGAGCAGATGGCCGCGCCGCAGCGCCCGGGCCCCGTGCAGTTGTACGGCGGCGTCGACGACGTACTGCGCGGTCTCCGTGGCCAGCAGCTTCGCCATCGCGGCCCGCCGGGGTACGTCCGGGTCGCCGGAGTCGTACGCCGTCGCCGCCGCGTAGACCATCAGCCGGGCCGCCTCCGTGCGCATCGCCATCTCCGCGACCTGGTGGGCGACCGTCTGCAGATCCCGCAACTTGCCGCCGAACGCGTCCCGTCGGGCGGTGTGCGTGAGCGTGGCGTCGAGCGCGGCGTCGGCCATGCCGACCGCGAAGGCGCCGACGCTCGGGCGGAAGAGGTTGAGGGTGGCCATGGCGACGCGGAAACCCCGGTCGGGGGCGCCGAGGACATCGTCGGCCGTGACGGGGACGGCGTCGAGGTCGAGGGCGCCGATGGGGTGCGGGGAGAGCATGTCGAGCGGGGTGCCGGTGAGGCCGGGGCGGTCGGCCGGGACCAGGAAGGCGGTCACCCCGCGGGCGCCCGCGTCCGGGGTCGTGCGGGCGAAGACGGTGTAGAGGTCGGCCTCGGGGGCGTTGGAGATCCAGCGCTTCTCGCCGGTCAGCCGCCAGCGGCCGGGGCCGTCGGGTTCCGCCCGCAAGGACAGGGCCGCCGCATCGGAGCCCGCGCCCGGCTCGCTGAGCGCGAAGGCCGCGACCGCCTCGCCGTCGCTCACCCGGGGGAGCCAGCGGGCGCGCTGGGCCGCGGTGCCGTGGGCGTGCACCGGGTGGGCGCCCAGCCCCTGGAGGGCCAGTGCCGTCTCGGCCTCCGTGCAGACGTACGCCAGTGACTCGCGCATCAGACAGAGGTCGAGGGCGCCCGAGGTGAACAGCCGGGAGAGCAGACCCAGTCGGCCCAGCTCGGCGACGAGGGGGCGGTTGACGTGGCCGGGCTCGCCCTTGTCGGCCAAGGGGCGCAGGCGTTCGGCGGCCAGGGCGCGCAGTTCGGCACACCAGGCGAGTTGTGCCGGTTCGAGCGAGAATGCGGTCATTGCCGATCCCTTCTCCCCCGTGGGGCCACTGTCGAGGCTATCGCGAACTGTTGACTGCCGTCACCAAGGCGATACGCTCGCTGATGCTGGGGTCCGTCGTCCGGATCACACCGATTTCGGACTGCGGTTCCTGATCGCTTCCGGTGAGCGGGGCGCCCCAGGACCACCCGCGGCATGCGAGCCCACCACCACGTGCGAGTCCACTTCGGCAGGGACGACAGCAGGGGGCGAACGTCATGAAATCCAGGGTCACCGCTCATCTCGACACCTTCGCCCGTGACCGTCTCCCGCCGCCGGGCCAGTGGCCCGAGCTGTCCTTCGGGCTCCCCGAGCTGCACTACCCGGACCGGCTCAACGCGGCCGCCGAGCTGCTCGACGGCGGTGATCCCGGCCGGCCGGTCTTCCGTACGCCCGCCGGGGACGTCTGGACGTACGGCGAACTGCGGGCCCGCGTCGACCGGGTCGCCCACACGCTGACGTCCGCCCTCGGCGTGGTCCCCGGCAACCGGGTCCTGCTGCGCGGGCCCACCACGCCCTGGCTGGCCGCGTGCTGGCTGGCGGTGCTCAAGGCGGGGGCGGTCGCGGTGACGGTGCTGGCGCAGCAGCGGCCGCAGGAGCTGGCGACGGTCTGCGAGCTGGCTCGGGTGGAGCACGCGCTGTGCGACGCCCGGTATGTGGGCGACCTCGCGAAGGCGGACGTCCCGGGGCTGCGGATCACCACCTTCGGCGGGGACGACCCCGACGATCCGCTCATGCTCGGCCTGCCGGCGGCGAACGGGGCGGCGGGCCCGTACGAGGCGGTGGAGACGGCGGCCGACGACGTGGCGCTGATCGCGTTCACCTC is from Streptomyces sp. NBC_01314 and encodes:
- a CDS encoding helix-turn-helix domain-containing protein, translated to MEIGSRRGLRGVRELTDLAGEIAMADHAVLGAALSGRFLGGLDPADDFHRQLALTALAFLDSGRRLDRTATALFTHPNTVRYRLGRLHHLTGTSLTDGALDGPSGTLTTLHWWWALTTWLATGAESAHSP
- a CDS encoding carbonic anhydrase, coding for MNPDAAPHRGDAAEATAAGADAPISHVKPRGRRSLLRAALAGTAVLGGGLAVGAFPAEAEPVSRSTRANSSPSAATHTRPSTADEALKELSKGNRRWRTLHEQHPDEDAVIRKTLTTGQHPFALVLGCIDSRVPPELVFDQGLGDLMTVRSAGEVLDQSVLGSVKYGVLELNIPLVMVLGHQSCGAVKAAVAVDESGEELPSGIQYIADEIAPAIDHSVTGDARVAATIDANVRLVRSKIAADPDIAAKLKAGKVAVVGARYDLTTQRVHLLK
- a CDS encoding DUF6299 family protein; the protein is MPLSQTFSQVPRVLGAAAGAALLLFSAAPSAGATSEPSETLTIDPTGYVAPDGTLTLSGTYRCLGSNGPVFVSSLLQQGDSRVRQGVGGSTAVCDGADHTWTNTQRAEPGRYVPGPARVEATVTELSGSGLPLPRFHAVRQQDITLVEG
- a CDS encoding DUF5999 family protein, with protein sequence MCAHQPLCPPIDSTDRDAAHIVVFHPEQGWNLLCNGAIVFDDTGELLPDGSVIAPHRPVFTGLATAA
- a CDS encoding RidA family protein — its product is MSTERVNPAGLSPPTGFSHAVVATGGRIVFLAGQTALDADGKIVGETLEEQFERALGNLLTALEAAGGTPAELARVTVYAKDVADYRVRAPRLGRIWRRLAGRDYPAMAVVGVVRLWDERALVELDGFAVLP
- a CDS encoding acyl-CoA dehydrogenase family protein, with the translated sequence MTAFSLEPAQLAWCAELRALAAERLRPLADKGEPGHVNRPLVAELGRLGLLSRLFTSGALDLCLMRESLAYVCTEAETALALQGLGAHPVHAHGTAAQRARWLPRVSDGEAVAAFALSEPGAGSDAAALSLRAEPDGPGRWRLTGEKRWISNAPEADLYTVFARTTPDAGARGVTAFLVPADRPGLTGTPLDMLSPHPIGALDLDAVPVTADDVLGAPDRGFRVAMATLNLFRPSVGAFAVGMADAALDATLTHTARRDAFGGKLRDLQTVAHQVAEMAMRTEAARLMVYAAATAYDSGDPDVPRRAAMAKLLATETAQYVVDAAVQLHGARALRRGHLLEHLYREVRAPRIYEGASEIQRAVIAKELYAREASAREAEALDSAGEGRSA